The following proteins are co-located in the Manihot esculenta cultivar AM560-2 chromosome 9, M.esculenta_v8, whole genome shotgun sequence genome:
- the LOC110622326 gene encoding cytokinin riboside 5'-monophosphate phosphoribohydrolase LOG3 isoform X1 translates to MEFNGTEMRQASKFKRICVFCGSSQGRKSSYQDAAIELGKELVSRNIDLVYGGGSIGLMGLVSQAVHDGGRHVIGVIPKTLMPRELTGVTVGEVKAVADMHQRKAEMAKHSDAFIALPGGYGTLEELLEVITWAQLGIHDKPVGLLNVDGYYNSLLSFIDKAVEEGFINPSARNIIVSAPTAKELVMKLEEYVPCHERVASKLSWEINQLEYSQSYDISR, encoded by the exons ATGGAATTTAATGGCACTGAAATGAGGCAGGCATCAAAGTTCAAGAGGATTTGTGTCTTCTGTGGGAGTAGTCAAGGCAGGAAGAGTAGCTATCAAGATGCTGCTATTGAGCTTGGCAAGGAATTG GTCTCAAGAAACATTGATCTGGTCTACGGAGGGGGTAGCATTGGTTTGATGGGTTTGGTTTCTCAAGCTGTTCATGATGGCGGTCGCCATGTTATTGG AGTTATTCCCAAGACGCTCATGCCTCGAGAG TTAACTGGTGTAACAGTGGGGGAAGTGAAGGCAGTAGCAGATATGCATCAAAGGAAGGCAGAGATGGCTAAGCATTCAGATGCTTTTATTGCTTTACCGG GTGGTTATGGGACTCTTGAGGAGTTACTTGAAGTGATAACCTGGGCTCAGCTTGGAATTCACGACAAACCG GTGGGATTGTTGAATGTTGATGGATACTACAATTCCTTGCTCTCATTTATTGACAAAGCTGTGGAAGAGGGATTTATAAACCCCAGCGCTCGCAACATCATAGTATCCGCTCCAACAGCTAAGGAGTTGGTAATGAAATTGGAG GAGTATGTTCCCTGTCATGAGAGGGTTGCTTCAAAACTGAGCTGGGAAATCAATCAACTTGAATACTCTCAGAGCTATGATATCTCAAGATGA
- the LOC110622326 gene encoding cytokinin riboside 5'-monophosphate phosphoribohydrolase LOG3 isoform X2: MGLVSQAVHDGGRHVIGVIPKTLMPRELTGVTVGEVKAVADMHQRKAEMAKHSDAFIALPGGYGTLEELLEVITWAQLGIHDKPVGLLNVDGYYNSLLSFIDKAVEEGFINPSARNIIVSAPTAKELVMKLEEYVPCHERVASKLSWEINQLEYSQSYDISR; this comes from the exons ATGGGTTTGGTTTCTCAAGCTGTTCATGATGGCGGTCGCCATGTTATTGG AGTTATTCCCAAGACGCTCATGCCTCGAGAG TTAACTGGTGTAACAGTGGGGGAAGTGAAGGCAGTAGCAGATATGCATCAAAGGAAGGCAGAGATGGCTAAGCATTCAGATGCTTTTATTGCTTTACCGG GTGGTTATGGGACTCTTGAGGAGTTACTTGAAGTGATAACCTGGGCTCAGCTTGGAATTCACGACAAACCG GTGGGATTGTTGAATGTTGATGGATACTACAATTCCTTGCTCTCATTTATTGACAAAGCTGTGGAAGAGGGATTTATAAACCCCAGCGCTCGCAACATCATAGTATCCGCTCCAACAGCTAAGGAGTTGGTAATGAAATTGGAG GAGTATGTTCCCTGTCATGAGAGGGTTGCTTCAAAACTGAGCTGGGAAATCAATCAACTTGAATACTCTCAGAGCTATGATATCTCAAGATGA
- the LOC110622184 gene encoding 60S ribosomal protein L12, translating to MPPKFDPSQVVDVFVRVTGGEVGAASSLAPKIGPLGLSPKKIGEDIAKETAKDWKGLRVTVKLTVQNRQAKVSVVPSAAALVIKALKEPERDRKKTKNIKHSGNISLDDVIEIAKVMRPRSMAKDLSGSVKEILGTCVSVGCTVDGKDPKDLQQEITDGEVEIPLD from the coding sequence ATGCCGCCGAAGTTCGACCCAAGTCAGGTGGTGGACGTTTTCGTCAGGGTCACCGGAGGTGAGGTCGGAGCAGCTTCATCTCTTGCTCCAAAGATTGGTCCACTTGGTCTCTCTCCTAAGAAGATTGGTGAAGACATTGCTAAGGAAACAGCCAAGGACTGGAAGGGTTTACGTGTCACTGTTAAGCTTACTGTCCAGAATCGTCAGGCTAAGGTCTCGGTAGTTCCTTCTGCCGCTGCTCTTGTCATTAAGGCATTGAAGGAACCTGAGCGTGACAGGAAGAAGACGAAGAATATCAAGCATAGTGGGAATATTTCTCTGGATGATGTGATTGAGATTGCTAAGGTAATGCGGCCTAGATCGATGGCTAAGGATTTGAGCGGTAGCGTGAAGGAGATATTGGGTACTTGTGTGTCGGTTGGGTGTACTGTCGATGGGAAGGACCCGAAAGACCTCCAGCAGGAGATTACTGATGGTGAAGTCGAGATTCCTCTTGATTGA
- the LOC110623717 gene encoding ubiquitin-like protein 5 gives MLEVVLNDRLGKKVRVKCNDDDTIGDLKKLVAAQTGTRAEKIRIQKWYTVYKDHITLKDYEIHDGMGLELYYN, from the coding sequence ATGTTGGAAGTGGTGTTGAATGATAGGCTAGGGAAGAAGGTGAGAGTGAAGTGTAATGACGACGACACCATCGGAGACCTGAAGAAGCTGGTGGCGGCGCAGACCGGCACTAGAGCCGAGAAGATAAGGATACAGAAGTGGTACACCGTATACAAGGATCATATCACTCTTAAGGATTATGAGATTCACGATGGCATGGGCCTCGAGCTCTATTACAACTAA
- the LOC110622105 gene encoding CASP-like protein 5A1: MMNGSRPTVHPVEAPPLTDGPLNRPRMSMKDVQGMPGTHGGLILRLLQFSFGLVSVCVMATTSDFRSVSAFCYLVIAVSLQILWSLSLAIVDAYALLVRRSLRKRVIIRLFAIGDGITSSLIFAAASASAGITVLIGNDLNKCSMNHCTRFETATAMAFISWFAMTPSFLMNFWSLASQ, translated from the exons ATGATGAATGGGAGTAGGCCAACGGTGCATCCGGTTGAGGCGCCGCCTTTGACCGATGGGCCTCTGAACAGGCCGAGAATGAGTATGAAGGACGTTCAAGGCATGCCAGGGACTCATGGTGGCCTCATTCTTCGTCTTCTTCAGTTCTCGTTCGGTCTCGTGTCTGTCTGCGTCATGGCCACCACCAGTGACTTCCGCTCTGTCTCAGCTTTTTG CTACCTGGTCATTGCTGTTAGCTTGCAAATATTGTGGAGCTTGTCTTTGGCTATTGTGGATGCATATGCCCTTTTGGTGAGAAGAAGTCTCAGGAAACGAGTAATTATTCGCCTTTTTGCCATCGGTGATGGG ATTACATCATCCCTTATATTTGCAGCTGCCAGTGCGTCTGCTGGCATCACTGTCCTAATTGGCAATGATCTCAACAAGTGTTCTATGAACCACTGCACTAGGTTTGAAACTGCTACAGCCATGGCTTTTATCAGCTGGTTTGCCATGACACCATCCTTTCTCATGAATTTCTGGTCACTGGCTTCCCAGTAA